One genomic region from Candidatus Omnitrophota bacterium encodes:
- a CDS encoding tetratricopeptide repeat protein → MCKKLCLLLGYCLVVAIIFAPQFLWADQADILYKEGLDLEKGGKRDFAVFRFFTITRNYPNSRWADEALFKIAEFYYENKDYFNARETFEKFIDQYPRSPLAEKAKAYLEEITVVSHKSDIESSIRYVLSNIETFKSEEKWGDMEDECDKLSAFQPLSADYKAKLIEYYKMCGSAYLKEDALGKAKVVYEKLIKIAPDDTEVLNTLYEINRLLKPTP, encoded by the coding sequence ATGTGTAAAAAACTCTGTTTACTTTTAGGTTATTGTTTAGTTGTCGCCATAATATTTGCCCCTCAGTTTCTATGGGCGGACCAGGCCGATATCTTATATAAAGAAGGGCTTGATCTGGAAAAAGGAGGTAAGAGGGATTTTGCGGTATTTAGGTTTTTTACAATAACGCGAAATTACCCTAATAGCAGATGGGCCGATGAAGCCCTCTTTAAGATAGCCGAGTTTTATTATGAGAATAAAGATTACTTTAATGCCCGGGAAACCTTCGAGAAGTTCATAGACCAATATCCCAGGAGTCCGCTTGCCGAAAAAGCCAAGGCATACCTCGAAGAGATTACTGTCGTGTCGCATAAAAGCGATATTGAGAGCAGCATAAGATACGTACTAAGCAATATCGAGACTTTCAAAAGCGAAGAGAAGTGGGGTGACATGGAAGATGAGTGCGATAAGCTTTCTGCCTTTCAGCCGCTTTCCGCAGATTACAAGGCAAAATTGATTGAATATTATAAGATGTGCGGTAGCGCCTATCTAAAGGAAGACGCTCTGGGCAAAGCCAAGGTAGTCTACGAAAAATTAATCAAAATAGCGCCGGACGACACTGAAGTCCTGAATACGCTGTACGAGATCAATAGGTTGCTGAAACCGACGCCATAA
- a CDS encoding AAA family ATPase: MRVIAIANQKGGCGKTTTTINLASSLASKGYKVLALDLDPQSHASCGLGIKTDQIERSVYNVFTTNDIRRKRLSEVILHLWENFDLAPGHILLSTIEQELRSEEDAISIIYKALDSLETSYDFVIIDCPPSLGFLTFNALRAAHELLVPVQCCSLSLMGVGKLINMVELIQLKLQRSPRVKGLVCMYDKRTNYAKKMLQEIKRYFKDNLHGTIIRVNVTLREAAERGVPALKLNKHAAGAEDYLALAEEVIIDSRKLFLDDFYKEAEGFMARMRDTLKVQAFSISVPEAKNVYLVGDFNGWRADGSSRLEQMPDGIWEKKIALRPGNYKYKFIVDGEWRQDPNNSRTTTNNFGGADSILSVI, translated from the coding sequence ATGAGAGTAATAGCTATAGCAAATCAAAAAGGCGGATGTGGCAAAACCACCACGACTATCAATCTAGCTTCTTCTCTTGCTAGTAAGGGTTACAAGGTCCTCGCGCTAGACCTGGACCCTCAATCGCATGCCTCTTGCGGTTTGGGTATAAAGACGGATCAGATCGAGCGCTCTGTATACAATGTCTTTACGACGAATGATATAAGGCGCAAACGGCTATCCGAAGTCATCCTGCATCTTTGGGAAAATTTCGATCTGGCGCCAGGCCATATTCTATTGAGCACAATAGAACAGGAGCTGAGGAGTGAAGAGGATGCCATATCAATAATATATAAGGCGCTGGATTCGCTTGAAACCAGCTATGATTTTGTAATAATTGACTGCCCTCCCAGCCTTGGCTTTCTCACATTTAATGCGCTTAGGGCTGCGCATGAGCTCTTAGTGCCGGTTCAATGCTGCTCATTATCCCTGATGGGCGTAGGGAAATTGATAAATATGGTTGAGCTTATACAGTTAAAATTGCAGCGCTCCCCCAGGGTAAAGGGGCTCGTGTGCATGTATGATAAGCGCACAAACTATGCCAAGAAGATGCTGCAGGAAATAAAAAGATACTTTAAAGATAATCTTCATGGCACTATCATTCGCGTAAATGTGACTCTCCGAGAGGCCGCCGAACGCGGGGTGCCGGCTCTCAAATTAAATAAGCACGCTGCGGGCGCGGAAGATTACCTGGCACTGGCAGAAGAAGTAATCATAGACAGCAGAAAATTATTTTTAGATGATTTCTATAAAGAAGCCGAGGGTTTTATGGCAAGGATGCGGGATACCTTGAAGGTGCAGGCATTTTCAATATCGGTACCCGAGGCTAAAAACGTCTACCTGGTGGGAGATTTTAATGGATGGCGAGCTGACGGTTCCAGTCGCTTGGAACAAATGCCAGATGGTATATGGGAAAAGAAGATAGCGCTTAGACCCGGAAATTACAAATATAAATTTATAGTGGATGGCGAGTGGCGCCAGGATCCAAATAATTCGCGGACTACCACAAATAATTTCGGCGGCGCTGATTCCATACTCTCAGTCATATAG
- a CDS encoding M23 family metallopeptidase — protein sequence MKKSLLGIFLIAMIGWIYCSGWCAEEFISPIKSHGKPLIRKDARGDGHFGAPRRGGRSHKGIDISAPLNTKVIASKSGIAKVGFVKNGMGKYVIIRHSDGSATLYGHLSRIIIKNNKRVRQGKAIGYVGKTGNAKYKGIQPHLHFEIRQKGKCVDPLLFID from the coding sequence ATGAAAAAGTCGTTACTCGGAATATTCTTAATAGCAATGATCGGTTGGATTTATTGTTCTGGTTGGTGCGCCGAAGAATTTATATCGCCTATTAAATCTCACGGAAAGCCGCTCATAAGAAAAGACGCTCGCGGTGACGGCCATTTTGGCGCTCCGCGAAGAGGAGGAAGGAGCCACAAGGGCATTGATATTTCCGCGCCCTTAAATACTAAAGTAATCGCATCGAAAAGCGGCATCGCGAAGGTGGGTTTTGTCAAAAACGGCATGGGTAAATACGTAATAATACGCCATTCTGACGGTTCGGCTACCTTGTATGGCCATCTTTCGCGAATAATTATAAAGAACAATAAAAGAGTGCGCCAGGGCAAGGCAATAGGATATGTCGGAAAAACCGGAAATGCCAAATATAAAGGCATTCAGCCGCATTTGCATTTTGAAATAAGGCAGAAGGGTAAGTGTGTCGATCCGCTTTTATTTATAGACTAG
- a CDS encoding pentapeptide repeat-containing protein, whose protein sequence is MANPNKTISVVGNEIRCTENSCKEKAVSLSRFCWNHTVDKAQYMERLKDFFDGGGDGEGFILRKVIIPNAELMKAKLNNADLSQSDFKNANFFHSDMNNANLIGCNMEGADLTGVNLENSDLTQANLKKTRLWHADLSRANITEAYLEYADLWQCRLYSSRLWHTEITGAKSLTMQNFARSAQGIVTKPTEKIDERGILSSEESYRDLKRYFLANGRYKDASWASFKEKAMEQKWLLKNRSISYIPLALMGILCGYGEKPNRVILSSLAIILLYGLIYFSLQTITPSYADHANFTIGDYIYYSIVTFTTLGYGDMIPKENVWYRLLAGSEAFIGAFMIGLFVFTLSRRYSAR, encoded by the coding sequence ATGGCCAATCCCAATAAGACGATCAGCGTAGTAGGCAATGAGATCCGCTGCACCGAAAATTCGTGCAAGGAAAAAGCGGTAAGCCTTTCCCGCTTCTGCTGGAATCACACTGTCGACAAAGCGCAGTATATGGAGCGCTTGAAAGACTTCTTTGACGGGGGAGGGGATGGGGAAGGTTTCATACTTAGAAAAGTTATAATTCCGAACGCCGAATTAATGAAGGCAAAATTGAATAATGCGGACCTGTCGCAATCTGATTTTAAAAACGCGAACTTTTTTCATTCCGACATGAATAACGCCAATCTTATCGGCTGTAACATGGAAGGCGCGGATTTGACAGGCGTTAATTTGGAAAATAGCGACCTGACTCAGGCAAATCTTAAAAAGACGCGATTGTGGCATGCCGATTTATCGCGCGCCAATATCACCGAAGCTTACCTAGAATACGCGGATTTATGGCAATGCCGGCTTTATTCATCCCGTTTATGGCATACTGAGATAACTGGCGCAAAATCCCTTACTATGCAGAATTTTGCAAGAAGCGCACAAGGCATTGTCACCAAACCTACTGAAAAAATAGACGAAAGAGGTATATTGTCTTCGGAGGAATCTTACCGCGATCTTAAGCGGTATTTTTTGGCAAACGGCAGGTATAAAGATGCGAGCTGGGCCTCCTTTAAGGAGAAGGCCATGGAACAAAAGTGGCTTTTAAAAAACAGAAGCATATCTTATATACCGCTTGCCCTCATGGGAATACTATGCGGATACGGAGAAAAACCGAACCGCGTAATATTGTCTTCGCTGGCTATTATACTGCTTTACGGCCTGATATACTTTTCGCTGCAAACAATCACGCCTTCATACGCTGATCATGCAAATTTTACTATAGGTGATTATATCTATTATAGCATAGTCACGTTCACCACCTTGGGGTACGGCGATATGATACCGAAAGAAAATGTATGGTATCGGCTGCTTGCCGGATCTGAGGCTTTTATCGGTGCATTTATGATAGGACTTTTTGTGTTTACTCTTTCAAGAAGATATTCCGCAAGATGA
- a CDS encoding PilZ domain-containing protein, whose translation MIERRKYARLNIEASVTYRIIGHKDKSKEPAECNNISPEGLGLIFQHNDNIKNGTKLEIVIGLKNSKPFTMIGEIIWVSGIEQKANKAGDKLKAGIKILEIYNDDENRFLLQLCDRMVQKLNKECPTIKS comes from the coding sequence GTGATAGAGAGAAGAAAGTATGCCAGATTGAACATAGAAGCAAGTGTAACGTACCGTATTATAGGGCATAAAGATAAAAGTAAAGAACCCGCGGAATGTAATAATATAAGCCCTGAGGGACTTGGTCTTATTTTTCAGCACAATGATAATATCAAAAATGGCACCAAACTGGAAATCGTGATAGGGTTAAAGAATAGCAAACCGTTTACAATGATAGGAGAAATAATCTGGGTAAGCGGTATTGAGCAAAAGGCTAATAAGGCAGGCGACAAGCTTAAGGCTGGTATAAAAATTTTAGAGATATACAACGATGATGAAAACCGGTTTTTGCTGCAATTGTGCGACCGGATGGTGCAAAAACTAAACAAAGAATGCCCCACAATAAAATCTTAA